From the Calliopsis andreniformis isolate RMS-2024a chromosome 4, iyCalAndr_principal, whole genome shotgun sequence genome, one window contains:
- the Ana3 gene encoding LOW QUALITY PROTEIN: rotatin homolog anastral spindle 3 (The sequence of the model RefSeq protein was modified relative to this genomic sequence to represent the inferred CDS: deleted 2 bases in 2 codons) produces the protein MRATFGGEIFKQIGVFNLKCDTWILLQEMSNMNGISAMHVKKLSHNIEEIRSRALDNIISKYDLGFGCDCDAVKKELITKLFNWFSFETYPQTQKVLDLLLRLLKADDRSYLNAFGKLRFQNELHELRRKLGSEWYDKLNEIEEVVSADVLPTTAIDIENTKNPSSLRMGFIDYDGHRTRIKDNEYSRNKTNGTVDRDLSRSTLTLPSALDSSIPFDLTLDCGDGTPISKTTEGGIKWLVMPWQPLVTSDRGVLAAVEDALNNNLDTNLILHTCQFITNVMMQDFPAEVFLQRPAIVSILHNILESSVNALNINLRTVVPMVLKTFHKLTRSLRLRIYYYCEPCIANKKQKLLAEKLSNNIYSSSEARDSPDGGFPEANYQAYRSTGSSERSQSISENIDDSILQLQQMLIPTFCIDTLKYVISQLSVPINPTFPLRNIKYITDLAYELVQLLITSIMPNIWLCNDEMALKTAENMKALFSMLGDVIEYFGNYSTIDHFRITYLHLITITMKLLSNIVPLEIADIVFPKSLKASICVAIMDAPIYFLYPRLHSVLQEYGRQFQGNDEVAYLKLFDETRTIAKSMQAAISVIKNSSNSSHSDILKTLYASKLSLSYHKNFYIIKKAIRFLQNIHKYSLNTEDRALATKLILSLLANGDMDIQYATYLECHTLVKSILGVDYNSERLSWENLIFLFESSVLTEIISHGVTNDDRKIKEMSEEILIYILKGRVQMGETGWLKSLEAIVPVLPLLQCHAHPSTPLGKCVTKIFDPDVSSNIQLPYIELLKGNLRYLFSPDGDIREEAVCRLIWLLGKEKDSLQKLPRLSSLHGLPLGSLCIFEHQNFIKKSRGNYQRSNLLSVLEMLHEPNIDPKIRKSALVQISVMLSDNSLHKLFISENGLSLILKIFDSALIEKDFANYPDSVIPIITILNLLACTECSIRCDLSNRINVLSNIVRSLFLFPNNECVRIESSQLLCLLLYNEYIMRLSEKYTENYNQLNISLPHIIVSKMKLPFLCKSHWKVSMHRRSDVSVLHSTNPLALTFIKQYWIWEWNDGLNVLWKNWNDLNDPAISEKLKIQENEFMSLRFSLPHYYCQQQLYNIQNSTTHDAVSCALDYLTMYIKLYKIQHYEEIKDISLLPWERTFERFLFSHPASKEDCDLFVEVLNFLQIYVSITRNGKNIWNSKIMRNITKSLAELFRNSELDNQDVHQSILKLARTCSAIEQTEESSNEDQDVSLHFIELIVSTLCFGDQQHFYNLAYLDWLLTCLTYLIGKCQWTNYKNLLISLGNTLIELIISFHGAGTVSFMGLSITRNSIICLNHLLYQMQINFNKNTFAVFWYEEGRTLSWLPMLWENRDPLVRASALQLLAGLVNNLHTASQLLNAITLAPSELCQILLQSIASREESCIVREQACIAFSNLVKNCNSMTFQYMDSLKPNTILIYIEQSNTYYEISILCSNIFMYTTLDCDKIDSQEQETGKALSIHSMQSSCISSVPRTISCLYNCQDELQPFSVKDSGTIDTNNHLQLIATPSLITAACKLLNNLVFVGKQEVVHQIYEYSIDKYLFGCINEIPKDIETKENFTHYCDILEMYISICTVLTNCVTNSNEFISNINFSPDSIYTLLCFLNSDLYRIDTSQLVYLRNKLWTEIFNFIAILSLTDSQHFESLQAALELCGPETVLSSICFAIKDSNVELRMSAISCLAFLLSQEIQKESLGKTNVSLQTVIDSTLTQTSTDHRNHLRGVISDVNKLSLKNANVHSKKSSVNEDVLITYDKTANRDIEIEEVTIGEELCTVLLHLFIAHNYNRSKKNRKLIEDKDLITSALTNLLCVSNTAKKIALEENLPETILMILKELYVRLNLQPFELFKNQMDRERKIPPPLLHDVNGILILLMNFMYGSTQVKEILTKCGLADVLHKLWAWIALNKTVSTTALKMLATYTTRCTTAAQSLTLTTTLPGTGLRRTPNTLALIHVIIQLICKEIEKAGQLFDNHKLHFAFHILRNAVHVHECRVSISKSNLLQFFTKIHPITTKRVKPWSLIELYCLEFLIDFTYYEEGQLCVPKAVDGLDVLFQLSKCSSSSSRILAISILRNLAFNTTNRPRLLSSVEFINVLHDVFKNGSLNEIKVAGSMLWSLIANNQKGKLIIRSAGFSQSIQEALGKLTLLTMDDREQEQELVKMLQYVLKILSPMDTKNE, from the exons ATGCGTGCAACATTTGGCGGTGAAATATTCAAACAGATT GGAGTCTTTAACCTAAAATGTGACACTTGGATATTACTTCAA GAAATGTCAAACATGAATGGAATATCAGCTATGCATGTTAAAAAATTaa GTCATAACATCGAAGAAATTCGATCGAGAGCTTTAGACAACATTATTTCAAAATACGATCTTGGTTTCGGATGCGACTGCGACGCTGTAAAAAAGGAATTAATAACGAAATTATTTAATTGGTTTTCGTTTGAAACCTACCCACAGACTCAAAAAGTTTTAGATTTATTACTTCGCTTGTTGAAG GCAGATGACAGGAGTTACTTAAATGCATTTGGTAAATTAAGATTCCAAAATGAGCTTCATGAATTGAGGAGAAAGCTGGGCTCAGAATGGTATGACAAATTGAATGAAATTGAAGAAGTTGTTAGTGCAGATGTATTGCCAACAACAGCGATAGATAttgaaaatacaaag AATCCAAGCTCTTTAAGGATGGGATTTATTGATTATGATGGACATAGGACAAGAATTAAAGACAATGAATACAGCAGAAATAAAACAAATGGAACAGTGGACCGTGATTTGTCACGCAGTACGCTTACTCTCCCATCTGCCTTAGATAG TTCAATACCATTTGATTTAACATTAGACTGTGGAGATGGGACACCAATATCAAAAACTACAGAAGGTGGTATCAAATGGTTAGTCATGCCGTGGCAACCTTTAGTCACTTCAGACAGAGGTGTTTTAGCAGCAGTTGAAGATGCTCTAAACAATAATTTAGACACAAATCTTATATTACACACGTGTCAATTTATAACAAATGTAATGATGCAAGATTTCCCAGCAGAAGTTTTTCTCCAAAGACCAGCAATAGTCTCT ATATTACATAACATTTTAGAATCTAGCGTAAATGCCCTGAATATTAATCTGAGGACTGTTGTACCAATGGTATTAAAAACGTTTCACAAACTAACACGATCTTTGAGACTGCGCATTTATTATTACTGTGAACCATGTATTgcaaataaaaaacagaag tTACTAGCAGAAAAATTGAGTAACAATATTTATTCATCTTCAGAAGCTAGAGATAGTCCTGATGGAGGATTCCCAGAAGCAAATTACCAAGCATATCGATCCACA GGTTCGAGTGAAAGAAGTCAAAGTATATCAGAGAACATAGATGATTCTATTTTACAACTCCAACAAATGCTTATACCAACTTTCTGCATCGATACTTTGAAATATGTTATATCTCAGTTAAGCGTTCCTATTAACCCAACATTTCCAttgagaaacattaaatacataacAGATTTGGCATATGAACTGGTGCAATTACTTATTACTAGTATCATGCCAAACATTTGGCTTTGTAATGACGAAATGGCTTTGAAAACGGCTGAAAATATGAAGGCATTATTCAGCATGTTGGGAGATGTTATAGAATATTTTGGAAATTATAGTACAATAGACCACTTCAGGATAACGTATCTACACcttataactattacaatgaaacTTTTAAGCAACATTGTTCCCTTAGAAATAGCAGACATTGTTTTTCCAAAGTCTCTCAAAGCTTCAATATGTGTAGCTATAATGGATGctcctatttattttttatatcccAGACTGCACTCTGTATTGCAAGAATACGGTCGA CAATTTCAAGGTAATGATGAAGTTGCATACCTTAAATTATTTGACGAAACAAGGACGATAGCAAAGTCAATGCAAGCAGCAATATCCGTAATAAAAAATTCATCTAACTCGTCTCATTCTGATATTTTGAAGACTTTATATGCTTCAAAATTAAGTTTATCCTACCacaaaaatttttatattattaaaaaggCTATTAGATTTCTGCAGAATATACATAA ATATTCCCTAAATACTGAAGATCGCGCGTTAGCTACAAAATTGATCTTAAGTTTATTGGCAAACGGAGATATGGATATCCAATACGCGACATACCTGGAATGTCACACTTTAGTTAAAAGTATTCTGGGTGTAGATTACAACAGTGAAAGATTGTCTTGGgaaaatttgatatttttgtTTGAATCATCTGTTTTGACTGAAATAATTTCTCATGGTGTGACAAATGATGATAGAAAA ATAAAAGAAATGTCGGAAGAGATATTAATTTATATACTAAAAGGAAGAGTACAGATGGGAGAAACTGGATGGTTAAAGTCATTAGAAGCCATTGTTCCAGTACTGCCACTTTTGCAGTGCCATGCACACCCTTCTACTCCTTTGGGCAAGTGTGTAACAAAAATCTTTGATCCTGATGTTTCTTcaaacatacaattaccttacATTGAG cttttaAAAGGTAACTTGAGGTACTTATTCTCACCAGATGGTGACATTAGAGAAGAAGCTGTTTGCCGACTGATTTGGCTTCTTGGAAAAGAAAAAGATTCTCTTCAAAAATTACCGCGATTATCGTCTCTTCATGGCTTACCTCTTGGCTCACTTTGTATATTTGAAcatcaaaattttattaaaaagtcgAGAGGCAATTATCag AGGAGCAATTTACTGTCCGTACTCGAAATGTTGCATGAGCCAAATATTGATCCGAAAATACGGAAATCTGCGCTAGTCCAGATCAGCGTTATGCTTTCAGACAATTCCTTACACAAATTGTTTATCTCTGAAAATGGACTatctttaattttaaaaatatttgacaGTGCTTTG ATAGAAAAAGATTTTGCTAATTATCCAGATTCTGTAATTCCAATAATCACTATATTAAATCTACTAGCGTGTACTGAATGTTCCATACGCTGTGATTTATCCAATCGTATAAACGTTCTTTCAAACATAGTCAGGA GTCTCTTTTTATTTCCAAATAATGAATGCGTCAGAATCGAAAGTTCGCAACTTTTATGCTTGCTGCTTTACAACGAATATATTATGAGATTGAGTGAAAAGTATACAGAGAACTATAATCAGTTAAATATTTCTTTACCTCATATTATCgtatctaaaatgaaattaccaTTTCTTTGCAAATCTCATTGGAAAGTAAGCATGCATAGACGTTCAGACGTGTCtg TTCTTCACAGTACAAATCCATTAGCATTGACATTTATCAAACAGTACTGGATATGGGAATGGAACGATGGATTGAATGTACTGTGGAAAAATTGGAATGACCTTAATGACCCTGCTATTTCAGAAAAACTAAAAATTCAAGAAAACGAATTCATGTCTTTACGTTTCAGTCTTCCTCATTATTACTGTCAACAACAATTATACAACATACAGAATTCCACAACACATGACGCAGTTTCGTGCGCACTTGATTACCTCACAAT GTacataaaattgtataaaatacaacactacGAGGAAATCAAAGATATAAGCTTACTACCTTGGGAACGAACGTTCGAACGATTTTTATTTTCACATCCTGCAAGTAAAGAAGATTGTGATTTATTTGTAGAAGTTTTAAATTTCTTACAGATCTATGTTAGTATTACAAGAAATG GGAAAAATATATGGAACAGTAAGATAATGAGGAATATAACGAAATCACTGGCAGAATTGTTTAGAAATTCAGAGCTGGATAATCAAGATGTACATCAATCTATATTAAAATTAGCTCGTACGTGTTCAGCAATAGAACAAACTGAGGAGTCTAGTAACGAAGATCAGGATGTTTCCCTGCACTTTATTGAACTCATTGTTTCTACTTTGTGTTTTGGAGACCAACAGCATTTTTATAACTTAG CATATCTTGACTGGCTACTGACTTGCTTGACTTATTTAATTGGGAAATGTCAATGGACAAATTacaaaaatttgttaatatcaTTAGGAAATACATTAATTGAATTGATTATTTCCTTTCATGGAGCTGGAACTGTCAGTTTTATGGGCTTATCGATAACTAGAAACTCTATAATATGCCTTAATCATTTGTTATATCAGATGCAAATAAActttaataaaaat ACTTTTGCAGTTTTCTGGTACGAAGAAGGTCGCACATTGAGCTGGTTGCCTATGCTATGGGAAAATCGAGATCCTCTAGTTCGAGCATCAGCTTTGCAATTGTTAGCTGGTTTAGTGAATAATTTGCACACAGCTTCTCAACTTTTAAATGCTATTACATTAGCACCAAGTGAATTGTGTCAGATACTACTTCAATCTATTGCTAGCAGAGAAGAATCGTGCATAGTTAGAGAACAGGCATGCATAGCATTCAGCAATTTGGTGAAAAATTGCAACTCCATGACTTTTCAGTAT ATGGATTCTTTAAAACCAAACACTATTTTAATCTATATAGAACAGAGTAACACGTATTACGAAATTAGCATTTTATGCTCGAATATTTTTATGTATACAACCTTAGATTGTGACAAAATTGATAGTCAGGAACAAGAAACTGGgaaagccctatctattcacaGTATGCAATCAAGCTGTATCTCATCGGTACCGCGTACAATTTCATGTCTATATAATTGTCAGGATGAATTGCAGCCTT TTTCAGTAAAAGATTCAGGCACCATAGATACAAATAATCATCTACAATTGATAGCAACACCGTCGCTAATAACGGCTGCTTGTAAATTGTTAAATAATTTGGTATTCGTAGGAAAACAAGAAGTAGTGCATCAAATTTATGAATATTCTATAGACAAATACTTATTTGG ATGTATCAACGAAATTCCAAAAGATATTGAAACTAAAGAAAATTTCACACATTATTGTGATATTTTGGAGATGTATATCAGTATCTGCACAGTTTTAACGAATTGTGTTACAAACAGTAACGAATTCATTTCCAATATCAATTTTTCTCCAGACTCTATTTATACTCTACTTTGTTTTTTAAACAGTGACTTATATC GTATTGATACCTCGCAACTTGTGTATCTACGAAACAAACTCTGGACAGAGATTTTCAATTTCATAGCTATACTCTCGTTAACCGACAGTCAGCATTTTGAATCACTGCAAGCCGCTTTAGAATTATGTGGACCTGAAACAGTACTTTCATCCATCTGCTTTGCAATAAAAGATTCTAACGTTGAGCTTCGTATGAGTGCTATAAGTTGTTTAGCATTTTTACTTTCACAAGAAATTCAGAAAGAGTCCTTAGGAAAAACCAACGTCTCATTGCAAACAGTAATAGACTCTACTTTAACGCAAACGTCGACTGACCATAGGAATCATTTAAGAGGAGTTATATCAGATGTGAATAAGCTCTCTTTAAAAAATGCAAATGTACATTCGAAAAAATCAAGTGTAAATGAAGACGTTCTTATAACTTACGACAAAACGGCGAATCGTGACATTGAAATCGAAGAAGTCACAATTGGTGAAGAACTTTGTACTGTTTTGTTACATCTGTTCATTGCTCATAATTACAACAGGTCGAAAAAGAATCGCAAATTAATTGAAGACAAGGACTTAATTACAAGCGCACTTACCAATTTATTGTGCGTGTCGAATACAGCTAAAAAGATAGCATTGGAGGAGAATTTACCTGAAACAATTCTAATGATATTGAAGGAATTGTATGTACGATTAAATTTGCAGCCTTTTGAACTTTTTAAGAATCAAATGGATAGAGAAAGGAAG ATTCCTCCTCCACTACTGCATGACGTAAATggtattttaatattgttaaTGAACTTTATGTACGGTAGTACGCAAGTTAAAGAGATCCTAACAAAATGTGGATTGGCTGATGTATTACACAAACTGTGGGCTTGGATAGCATTAAACAAAACTGTTTCTACCACTGCTTTAAAAATGCTAGCAACCTATACTACAAGGTGTACTACAG CAGCACAGTCTTTAACCCTAACGACCACCTTACCAGGAACAGGACTCAGAAGGACTCCCAATACTCTCGCTTTAATACATGTTATTATACAATTAATTTGTAAAGAGATAGAGAAAGCTGGACAACTGTTTGATAATCACAAATTGCATTTTGCGTTTCATATTCTTCGAAATGCAGTGCATGTCCACGAATGTAGAGTATCAATATCAAAA AGTAATCTTCTACAGTTTTTTACAAAAATACATCCAATTACTACCAAACGGGTAAAACCCTGGTCCCTCATAGAACTGTACTGCTTAGAATTCTTAATTGACTTCACTTATTACGAAGAGGGTCAGCTATGTGTCCCGAAG gcTGTCGATGGTCTGGACGTTTTATTTCAATTGTCAAAATGTTCTTCATCATCTAGCAGAATTCTTGCAATTTCCATATTGCGCAATCTAGCATTTAACACTACAAACAGACCACGATTACTGAGTTCAG TGGAATTCATAAACGTTCTGCACGATGTATTTAAGAATGGCTCTCTGAATGAAATTAAAGTAGCTGGTTCTATGTTGTGGTCTTTGATTGCGAATAATCAGAAGGGAAAATTAATTATTCGGAGCGCTGGTTTCTCGCAAAGCATTCAAGAAGCTTTAGGCAAACTTACACTATTGACTATGGATGACAGAGAACAGGAACAAGAGTTAGTTAAAATGTTACAATACGTACTGAAAATACTGAGTCCAATGGATACTAAAAACGAGTAA